Proteins co-encoded in one Xiphophorus couchianus chromosome 3, X_couchianus-1.0, whole genome shotgun sequence genomic window:
- the acbd7 gene encoding acyl-CoA-binding domain-containing protein 7, which yields MSVEEEFKKVADQVKNMKTKPTDDEILILYSLYKQAMVGDVNIDKPGLTDLKGKAKWDAWESRKGMSKTDAMAAYIKHAKELFSKYGV from the exons ATGTCCGTCGAG GAAGAGTTCAAGAAAGTGGCAGACCAGGTGAAGAATATGAAAACGAAGCCTACAGATGACGAGATACTGATCCTGTACAGTCTGTATAAACAGGCCATGGTTGGAGACGTTAACATAG ACAAGCCAGGGCTAACTGACctaaaaggaaaagcaaagtgGGACGCTTGGGAATCCAGGAAAG GAATGTCCAAAACTGACGCGATGGCTGCCTATATCAAGCATGCTAAGGAGCTTTTCAGCAAATATGGGGTGTAA
- the LOC114140378 gene encoding SUN domain-containing protein 3-like, whose translation MMQKLDYLLPPADLLPNFALESQGARLVHTMTSGAFKSNRPCRFFGMPLQEEPIGPNIVIQGRTHLNPGQCWAFAGFPGRLSVQLSHKATVSHVSLGHIPKMISPSSTVSSAPREFSVYGKKDINDEESFLGAFQYEEDGSRIQTFKIPDYKTDSFTHVSLQPVSLGRWLFILSLVLLEVSSF comes from the exons ATGATGCAGAAACTCGACTACCTTCTACCACCAGCGGATCTGTTGCCCAACTTTGCTCTGGAGTCTCAAG GTGCCAGACTTGTGCACACGATGACCTCAGGAGCATTTAAGAGCAACAGACCATGTAGATTCTTTGGGATGCCTTTACAAGAAGAACCTATAGGCCCAAACATTGTCATTCAG GGAAGAACTCATCTGAATCCTGGACAATGCTGGGCCTTTGCAGGATTCCCAGGACGTTTATCCGTCCAACTGTCCCACAAAGCCACTGTCTCTCATGTGTCGCTGGGTCATATTCCTAAAATGATATCCCCATCTTCCACAGTCTCCAGTGCTCCGAGGGAATTCTCTGTCTAT GGAAAGAAGGACATAAACGATGAGGAGAGTTTCTTGGGAGCTTTCCAATATGAAGAAGATGGCAGCAGGATACAAACCTTCAAAATTCct GATTATAAAACTGACTCCTTCACCCATGTGAGCCTACAG CCAGTCAGCCTCGGCAGATGGCTGTTCATCCtgagcctggttctgctggaggtttcttcctttTAA
- the LOC114140354 gene encoding ribonuclease P protein subunit p38-like: MTSAAKPSKKALKKQVRSKASFTSPFSAKWSPLLPKDKDFILRTLKDKIIATGLKKEEVKMPHQWRKKKENKPDVAAEPVPQASEEAQGPNPTRNGWKDTAARRQLAIGINEVTKALERNQLRLLLVCKSVRPQLMTNHLIALSATRGVPACQVPHLSESVAELLGLKSVLSLGFRRCSSEDQEMFRDTVDAIIPRVPSLEVDWLTDEAAAVPAELTADLEEEEEGEEQMEEGKEEEGGRRAQKRKLEIESEITDSALSCTLRPLKVKRIVPNPDKKRKTKLKKQK; this comes from the coding sequence ATGACATCTGCAGCAAAACCATCTAAGAAAGCTCTCAAAAAGCAGGTCCGAAGTAAGGCCTCCTTTACGTCACCCTTCAGTGCAAAATGGAGCCCACTTTTACCGAAAGACAAGGATTTCATCCTGAGAACTTTAAAGGACAAAATAATTGCCACAGGCCTGAAGAAGGAAGAGGTGAAAATGCCTCACCAGTGGAGGAAAAAGAAGGAGAATAAACCAGATGTTGCTGCGGAGCCTGTTCCCCAGGCGAGTGAGGAGGCGCAGGGGCCCAACCCGACCAGAAACGGCTGGAAAGATACGGCGGCCAGACGGCAGCTGGCCATCGGCATCAACGAGGTCACCAAGGCACTAGAGAGGAACCAGCTCCGGCTGCTGCTTGTTTGTAAGTCTGTCAGACCGCAGCTCATGACGAACCACCTGATCGCTCTGAGCGCAACGAGAGGCGTGCCGGCCTGCCAGGTGCCCCACCTGAGCGAGAGCGTGGCGGAGCTCCTGGGGCTCAAAAGCGTCCTCTCTCTGGGGTTCAGGCGGTGTTCTTCTGAAGACCAGGAGATGTTCAGAGACACGGTGGATGCCATTATACCCAGAGTGCCTTCACTGGAAGTTGATTGGCTGACAGATGAAGCAGCTGCAGTGCCAGCTGAACTCACGGCTGAcctggaagaggaagaggagggagaggagcagatggaggaggggaaggaggaggaaggtggGAGAAGAGCACAAAAACGGAAACTGGAGATTGAATCTGAAATCACAGACTCTGCCTTATCCTGCACTCTGCGGCCTTTGAAAGTAAAGAGAATTGTTCCAAACCCcgataagaaaagaaaaacaaaactgaagaaacagaaatga